The following proteins are encoded in a genomic region of Mycobacterium kiyosense:
- a CDS encoding hypothetical protein (frameshifted, insertion at around 2665146): protein MTPHVLVLGAGFGGLELATRLSESLAGQVRVTLLDGNDSFSFGFSKLDVLLGKRDQDEVRLPYAAFARPGVEFRREVITRIDPENRHVRTEAGSYEADVLVVALGAEYDPAATPGFTEDGYEYYSLAGAERLRGALRTFEGGNVVISVLGEPYKCPPAPFEAAFLLEDYFTGRGLRDQVSITVTGYMGGAGAGREGGFRADP from the coding sequence ATGACGCCGCACGTGCTGGTTCTAGGAGCCGGATTCGGGGGGCTTGAACTTGCCACTAGGCTGTCGGAGTCACTTGCCGGCCAGGTGCGGGTGACGCTGCTGGATGGCAACGATTCCTTCTCCTTCGGTTTCTCTAAGCTGGATGTGCTGCTGGGCAAACGTGACCAGGACGAGGTGCGGCTGCCGTATGCGGCGTTCGCCAGACCTGGTGTCGAGTTCCGCCGGGAAGTGATTACCAGGATCGACCCGGAAAATCGCCACGTGCGCACCGAAGCAGGTTCCTATGAGGCCGACGTCCTTGTCGTTGCCCTCGGTGCGGAGTACGACCCGGCGGCCACCCCCGGTTTCACCGAGGATGGCTACGAGTACTATTCGCTGGCCGGGGCTGAGCGCCTGCGCGGCGCGCTGAGGACCTTCGAGGGCGGCAACGTGGTGATCAGTGTGCTCGGCGAGCCGTACAAGTGTCCGCCGGCGCCCTTCGAGGCCGCATTTCTGCTTGAGGACTACTTCACTGGCCGGGGTCTGCGTGATCAGGTGAGCATCACTGTGACCGGCTACATGGGGGGCGCCGGTGCCGGTCGCGAAGGAGGTTTCCGAGCCGATCCTTGA
- a CDS encoding sodium/calcium exchanger family protein, translating to MANPDQPDSGDAVSGRTAIGRVMAALLVAAPAVVLRVTGTALPAPIAVVVFGAAVLASVALLMWAAEAARADISGSLALALLALVAILPEYAVDIFFAYSAGHRPEFAAYATANMTGANRLLIGVAWPLLVFTAIWAVRRRPAQDPGDTTGQPTGWLSGGVVVAGHRRVELLFLGAATLYALIIPLTGRLAWYDAAVLGGLFAGYLWRIRGSAESEEELTGVAATVAAQPRVRRRVLVVLLFAAAAVVILSAAEPFGEALVEAGSELGIDRFLLVQWLAPIASESPEVLVAITFALRGRADDGMGALLAAKLNQWTLLVACLPIAYYLGGGHAAGLPLDARQTEEFVLTTAQTVLGIAVLINLRLTGAKALLLLGLFLAQFVLPDEQARYIISVIYAGVAVVFFLAQRRDVRPLVTSALRNPQRDASEPRSP from the coding sequence GTGGCCAATCCTGACCAGCCCGATAGCGGCGACGCCGTCTCGGGGCGTACCGCAATCGGGCGGGTCATGGCCGCCCTGCTGGTGGCCGCGCCCGCGGTCGTGTTGCGCGTCACGGGTACGGCGTTGCCTGCGCCGATCGCGGTGGTGGTGTTCGGTGCGGCGGTGTTGGCGTCGGTGGCGTTGTTGATGTGGGCAGCCGAGGCGGCCCGCGCCGACATTTCCGGCAGCCTCGCGTTGGCGTTGCTGGCGCTGGTGGCGATCCTTCCCGAGTACGCGGTGGACATCTTCTTCGCCTACAGCGCCGGGCACCGCCCGGAATTCGCCGCTTATGCCACCGCCAACATGACCGGCGCCAACCGCCTGCTTATCGGTGTGGCGTGGCCACTGCTGGTCTTCACCGCGATCTGGGCGGTCCGCCGACGCCCCGCCCAGGACCCGGGCGACACAACTGGACAGCCCACTGGTTGGCTGAGCGGTGGGGTGGTCGTGGCCGGCCACCGCCGGGTGGAGTTGCTGTTTTTGGGCGCGGCCACCCTATATGCGCTGATCATTCCATTGACCGGGCGGCTGGCCTGGTATGACGCGGCGGTCCTCGGAGGTCTGTTCGCCGGCTATCTGTGGAGGATTCGCGGTAGCGCCGAGTCGGAGGAGGAGTTGACCGGCGTGGCGGCCACCGTGGCCGCCCAGCCCCGGGTTCGCCGACGGGTGCTGGTGGTGCTGCTATTCGCGGCCGCCGCGGTGGTGATCCTGTCGGCCGCCGAGCCCTTCGGTGAGGCGTTGGTGGAAGCGGGCAGCGAGTTGGGTATTGACCGGTTCCTGCTGGTGCAGTGGCTGGCGCCGATCGCTTCGGAATCCCCGGAGGTCCTGGTGGCGATCACATTCGCGCTGCGTGGCCGCGCTGATGACGGCATGGGCGCCCTGCTGGCCGCCAAGCTCAACCAATGGACCCTGCTGGTGGCGTGCCTGCCGATCGCCTACTACCTAGGCGGCGGTCACGCAGCGGGCCTGCCGCTCGACGCACGCCAGACCGAGGAGTTCGTGCTCACCACCGCCCAGACGGTGCTCGGTATCGCGGTGCTGATCAACCTGCGCCTGACCGGGGCCAAGGCCCTGTTGCTGCTCGGTCTGTTCCTCGCCCAGTTTGTTCTTCCCGACGAGCAGGCCCGCTACATCATCTCGGTTATCTATGCCGGGGTGGCCGTGGTGTTTTTCCTCGCTCAACGTCGCGACGTTCGACCGCTCGTGACCTCGGCGCTGCGCAACCCGCAGCGGGACGCATCAGAGCCAAGGTCGCCCTGA
- a CDS encoding hypothetical protein (frameshifted, insertion at around 2662904,2663325) — MLNSGDLEVILIDPDFTHFQGFTLPWIMRGWRTAQQAALTPSEQTLNGVHTITGTVTTIDTQRKKVLGDHFDTNYDALIVAVGARNNPGRVPGLAEAVDAGSRPPLLQHLRCGSGAPRANRFRRRQHRCTYSLITVSLPCGTLRGRDARP, encoded by the coding sequence ATGCTCAACAGCGGCGATCTCGAGGTCATTCTGATCGACCCGGATTTCACTCATTTTCAAGGCTTCACATTGCCCTGGATTATGCGTGGCTGGAGGACCGCCCAGCAGGCCGCGCTCACACCAAGTGAGCAGACGCTCAACGGTGTGCACACCATCACCGGCACCGTCACGACCATCGATACCCAGCGCAAAAAGGTGCTAGGCGACCACTTTGACACCAACTACGACGCACTCATCGTCGCGGTCGGAGCCAGAAACAACCCGGGCAGAGTTCCCGGGCTTGCCGAAGCAGTCGATGCGGGGAGTCGCCCACCACTTCTACAGCATCTCCGATGCGGATCAGGCGCGCCGCGCGCTAACCGATTTCGCCGGCGGCAACATCGCTGTACTTATTCCCTCATTACCGTATCGCTGCCCTGTGGCACCCTACGAGGGCGCGATGCTCGCCCATGA
- a CDS encoding hypothetical protein (frameshifted, insertion at around 2665164,2664782) has translation MPVAKEVSEPILEHLNSRGITFVGKRTVCRLDTDSKIAQFVEGGGLPYDLFIGIPVHRVPTVVAESGLAPEGWIPVDKTNLATGFPGVYALGDVAAAYTAKAGTFAERAAQFVADDIAANLRGTPPAWRV, from the coding sequence GTGCCGGTCGCGAAGGAGGTTTCCGAGCCGATCCTTGAGCACTTGAATTCGCGGGGAATCACCTTCGTCGGAAAGCGGACGGTGTGCCGGCTGGACACTGACAGTAAGATCGCCCAATTCGTCGAGGGCGGGGGGCTGCCTTACGATTTGTTCATTGGTATCCCGGTGCACCGAGTTCCGACGGTCGTCGCAGAGTCCGGCCTGGCGCCGGAGGGATGGATTCCCGTGGACAAGACCAACTTGGCCACTGGGTTTCCCGGCGTATATGCGCTTGGTGATGTGGCTGCGGCATATACTGCCAAGGCGGGCACATTCGCCGAACGCGCCGCTCAGTTCGTCGCCGACGACATCGCTGCCAACCTGCGGGGGACACCCCCCGCCTGGCGCGTATGA
- a CDS encoding hypothetical protein (frameshifted, deletion at around 2658158): MKSTSLQPPSPNPIPTRDCRKGQYEASVPVLRDRVQQARVANALEPEWEARFEPRSYGFRPGRGCHDAIEAIYWTLKGQPAKRQWILDADLSAAFDCIDHERLLTHLGTFPARGMIAGWLAAGVIERGRFAPTEQGTPQGGVISPMLLNIALHGMEEAAGVRYLRRDTYGVETRADSPVLVRYADDFVVMCHTRNQAEQVWRRLGEWLLPRGLTLNETKRTSFTLIKVSTSWDSTSATIAASCSSNPARRR, translated from the coding sequence ATGAAGTCGACCAGCCTCCAGCCCCCATCACCGAATCCGATCCCTACACGCGACTGCAGGAAGGGGCAATATGAAGCATCCGTCCCGGTACTGCGGGACCGGGTGCAACAGGCCCGAGTCGCCAACGCGCTGGAGCCCGAGTGGGAGGCGCGGTTTGAGCCGCGTTCGTACGGGTTTCGGCCTGGGCGTGGCTGTCATGACGCGATCGAGGCGATCTACTGGACGCTCAAAGGCCAACCGGCCAAGCGGCAATGGATCCTCGACGCCGACCTGTCAGCGGCGTTCGACTGCATCGACCACGAGCGTCTACTCACCCATCTCGGCACCTTCCCCGCCAGGGGAATGATCGCCGGGTGGCTAGCCGCCGGTGTGATCGAGCGGGGCCGATTCGCCCCAACCGAGCAGGGTACTCCGCAAGGTGGGGTGATCAGCCCGATGCTTCTCAATATTGCGCTGCACGGGATGGAAGAAGCCGCCGGTGTCCGCTATCTGCGTCGCGACACCTATGGGGTCGAGACCAGGGCGGATTCGCCGGTGCTGGTGCGCTACGCCGATGACTTCGTCGTCATGTGTCACACCAGAAACCAGGCCGAGCAGGTCTGGCGCCGGCTCGGTGAGTGGCTGCTCCCACGAGGCCTTACGTTGAACGAGACAAAACGCACATCGTTCACGTTGATCAAGGTTTCGACTTCCTGGGATTCAACATCCGCAACTATCGCGGCAAGCTGCTCATCAAACCCAGCCCGGCGGCGATGA
- a CDS encoding hypothetical protein (frameshifted, insertion at around 2662904), with product MGWGGPGWITVDPETLATQHEGVWAVGDVTSITTPSGRPLPKAAIMAKGHAKTAVGGALKHLGLASSDTAAFDGHGYCFIDTGNHESARGIGDFYALPEPEVELVQPSKELHQLKQQEEREWIDLWAAQPHDRDTS from the coding sequence TTGGGCTGGGGTGGCCCGGGATGGATCACCGTCGATCCTGAAACGCTAGCCACCCAACACGAAGGCGTTTGGGCCGTAGGGGATGTCACCAGCATCACCACCCCCAGCGGCCGCCCACTGCCCAAAGCGGCGATCATGGCCAAAGGCCACGCGAAAACAGCTGTTGGCGGCGCACTAAAACACCTCGGCCTCGCATCCTCCGATACCGCCGCATTCGACGGCCACGGATACTGTTTCATCGACACAGGCAACCACGAATCCGCCCGCGGAATCGGCGACTTCTATGCACTCCCCGAACCCGAGGTCGAACTCGTCCAGCCATCGAAAGAGCTACACCAGCTCAAACAACAAGAAGAACGCGAGTGGATCGACCTCTGGGCCGCACAACCGCACGACCGAGACACAAGTTAA
- a CDS encoding hypothetical protein (frameshifted, deletion at around 2661000) has product MDEVDDVELLVERVAALDLGKAVLEACVRVPQAQRAGRRMQELRSYGTTTAQLLALAGWLRHWQVQRVVMESTSTYWKGVYYLLEAEGFDCWLVNAREVKNVPGRAKTDRADAVWLAKVAERGMCRPSLVQPPEIRRLRDLTRYRRALVQDRTREQQRVEKLLEDAQIKISSVLSDLHGVSGRVMMEALIAGERDPRTLARLAKSGARKKTDQLEEALRGFFTDHHATILRMMLDNSDRIGAQIATLDARIEEAIDPFSRQAARLADIVGVNTVAAAELIAETGVDMTRFPTAAHLVSWAKFCPQTHESAGKSMSKGRGKGNPWLAGTLGRIAFANSRADTFLGTVIGAWRDAAASRRRSWPPATRC; this is encoded by the coding sequence ATGGACGAGGTCGATGATGTCGAACTGCTAGTGGAGCGGGTCGCGGCGCTGGATCTGGGCAAGGCTGTTCTGGAGGCGTGTGTGCGGGTGCCGCAAGCACAACGGGCCGGCAGACGAATGCAGGAGCTGCGCAGCTACGGTACGACGACCGCACAGCTGTTGGCGTTGGCGGGCTGGTTGCGGCACTGGCAGGTGCAGCGGGTGGTGATGGAATCGACCAGCACCTATTGGAAGGGCGTGTACTACCTTCTGGAGGCCGAGGGGTTTGACTGCTGGCTGGTCAACGCCCGCGAGGTGAAGAATGTGCCAGGTCGGGCGAAGACAGACCGGGCCGACGCGGTCTGGCTGGCCAAAGTCGCCGAGCGTGGGATGTGCCGCCCGTCACTGGTGCAGCCGCCCGAGATCCGTCGGCTACGCGACCTCACGCGCTACCGTCGGGCTCTGGTGCAGGATCGCACCCGTGAGCAGCAACGGGTTGAGAAGCTGCTCGAGGACGCCCAGATCAAAATCTCGTCGGTGCTCTCGGACCTGCACGGCGTATCCGGGCGGGTGATGATGGAAGCCCTGATCGCCGGAGAGCGGGATCCGCGGACGCTGGCCCGGCTGGCCAAAAGCGGTGCGCGGAAGAAGACCGACCAGCTCGAAGAGGCGCTACGCGGATTCTTCACCGACCACCACGCGACGATTCTGAGGATGATGCTTGATAACAGCGACCGGATCGGCGCGCAGATCGCCACACTCGACGCCCGGATCGAGGAGGCGATCGACCCTTTCTCCCGACAGGCAGCCCGGCTCGCTGACATTGTCGGCGTGAACACCGTTGCCGCCGCCGAACTCATCGCTGAGACTGGGGTCGACATGACCCGGTTCCCAACGGCCGCGCATCTGGTGTCGTGGGCCAAGTTCTGCCCGCAGACCCACGAGTCGGCCGGTAAGTCGATGAGCAAGGGCCGCGGCAAAGGCAACCCGTGGCTGGCCGGCACTCTTGGCCGCATCGCGTTCGCCAACTCCCGCGCCGACACCTTCCTGGGCACCGTTATCGGCGCCTGGCGCGACGCCGCGGCAAGCAGAAGGCGATCGTGGCCACCGGCAACTCGGTGCTGA
- a CDS encoding hypothetical protein (frameshifted, insertion at around 2662904,2663325), protein MLAHDYLIEHGKRTATQIDIFTVEPQPMPSAGTGPGRKLMVLLGDAQIGFYPNMQCRSVDAAARMIRFEGAATAPFDLLLFVPPHEPAFGLGWPGMDHRRS, encoded by the coding sequence ATGCTCGCCCATGACTACCTTATCGAGCACGGAAAGAGAACGGCCACCCAGATCGACATCTTCACGGTGGAACCTCAGCCGATGCCCTCAGCGGGCACCGGCCCGGGCCGAAAGCTGATGGTCTTGCTCGGCGATGCTCAAATCGGCTTTTATCCGAACATGCAATGCCGAAGCGTTGACGCGGCCGCCCGGATGATTCGCTTCGAGGGCGCTGCCACCGCCCCGTTTGACCTGCTCCTGTTCGTCCCACCCCACGAACCCGCCTTTGGGCTGGGGTGGCCCGGGATGGATCACCGTCGATCCTGA
- a CDS encoding DNA-invertase, with translation MRIGYDRGLHRDQHPEAQRDALTAAGCDRSSWIRLRASWPARPELDKALLSANRTGDQLVITKLDRLGRSLAHLIELSATLQARGVDLVVLDQGIDTTTALRRMFFHILGAIAEFEHALMSHHGRPGRCAGPRPHRRAKAQTWA, from the coding sequence ATGCGGATCGGCTATGACCGGGGTCTCCACCGCGACCAGCATCCCGAGGCTCAACGCGATGCGCTCACCGCGGCGGGCTGTGATAGATCTTCCTGGATAAGGCTTCGGGCAAGCTGGCCCGCCCGGCCGGAGCTCGACAAAGCTTTGCTGTCGGCCAACCGCACCGGCGACCAACTCGTTATCACCAAGCTTGATCGGCTGGGCCGTTCGTTGGCGCATCTAATCGAGCTGTCGGCCACGCTGCAGGCCCGCGGAGTGGATTTGGTGGTGCTCGATCAGGGCATCGACACCACCACCGCGCTGAGACGGATGTTTTTCCACATCCTGGGCGCCATCGCCGAATTCGAGCACGCCTTGATGTCGCACCATGGACGGCCTGGCCGCTGCGCGGGCCCGCGGCCGCACCGGCGGGCAAAAGCCCAAACTTGGGCCTAG
- a CDS encoding hypothetical protein (frameshifted, deletion at around 2658152), whose protein sequence is MKRVRQRLAAEVRSLRGANAEAVIRRLTPIIRGWSAYYRNAVSKEAFATLDHHLWQHLYRWALRSHQNKPRHWVVNRYFGKFNPSRQDRWVFGDRDSGIYLRQFVWTKIVRHRLVMGTASPDDPALDQYWEDRRRKTYSLLGGVTASLLLRQQGRCPACDTFLLSADHGPQSPQEWGQWTSTLTRALRKSAVVMDATQGDHPTAHRLMHAHCRQREHRNRQRVQPIQ, encoded by the coding sequence ATGAAGCGGGTCCGGCAGCGACTCGCTGCTGAAGTGCGCTCCCTGCGGGGAGCCAACGCCGAAGCAGTGATCCGGCGGCTCACCCCGATCATCCGGGGCTGGTCCGCCTACTACCGGAACGCGGTCTCCAAAGAGGCGTTCGCCACGCTCGATCATCACCTGTGGCAGCACCTCTACCGGTGGGCGCTGCGCTCCCACCAGAACAAGCCGAGACACTGGGTCGTCAACAGGTATTTCGGTAAGTTCAACCCGTCCAGACAGGACCGGTGGGTCTTCGGTGACCGCGACAGCGGCATCTACCTGCGCCAGTTCGTCTGGACCAAGATCGTCCGCCACCGACTGGTCATGGGCACCGCGTCGCCAGACGACCCGGCCCTGGACCAGTACTGGGAGGATCGGCGCCGCAAGACGTACTCGCTCCTGGGTGGAGTCACCGCGTCGCTGCTGCTTCGGCAGCAGGGACGCTGCCCCGCCTGCGATACGTTCCTGCTGTCCGCCGACCACGGTCCGCAGAGCCCACAGGAATGGGGCCAGTGGACCAGCACCCTCACGCGAGCACTCCGCAAGAGCGCCGTTGTGATGGATGCAACCCAAGGCGACCATCCGACCGCACACCGCCTCATGCACGCCCACTGCCGACAACGGGAACACCGAAATAGGCAGCGGGTCCAGCCGATTCAGTAG
- a CDS encoding putative membrane protein, MmpL, protein MNTGSEARPKFMRFVRRFAVPILVAWLLLTLALNVLVPPIESVARNHAVTMSPQDAPAMIAAKRIGATFHESDSDSIAMIVLESDKQLGEEAHRYYDGLVKKLLADPKHVQHVQNVWGDPLTAAGVQSRDGKAAYVQLNLAGNQGSTLGNESVEAVRDIVDKSAPPKGLKVYVTGPAALTTDMNEAADKSMFKMMGVTGVVIMIMLFIAYRSISTVLLVLVMVGFEMGTARGLVALLGNYDLLGFSTFVVAMLSSLAIAAGTDYAIFLIGRYHEARQAGQDREAAYYTMFRGTFHIILGSGLTIAGATFCLHLARLSYFKALGIPSALGLIVVVAGALTAAPAVVAVATGFGLLDPRQMIKTRAWRRVGTATVRWPGPVFAASLAIAVVGILIMPSMKLSYNDRFYIPRTLPSNVGYAAAERHFSSATMNPDILMIESDHDMRNPGDMIILDRLAKDVFRSPGIAMVQSITRPLGGPIEHTSIPFQISAQSIPIQENLQFMKDRMADMLTMSDDLGAIIGSMQRMQGLLAQMSNTTHHMVGDMRAMQATLDEMRDHLADFDDFARPLRSYLYWEQHCVNIPVCWATRSVFEAIDGVDKFSDNMGTLIKDMNNIDAIVPQMLAQFPPIIAVATSMQGTLLTMHSSFSGLVTQMDQMTDTASAMGQAFDASRSGDYFYLPPEAFSNPDFQRGLRLFLSPDGKAARFIITHDTDPATPAGISAVKPELGAAHQAVKGTALTDARFYLAGTAAIYRDIQSGSQYDLLIVGIAALTLIFAVMVIITRALVASLVIVGTVLLSLGAAFGLSVLVWQHLFGLDLNWIAPVFGLIILLAVGSDYNLLLVSRFQEEIGAGLKTGIIRAMGETGGVVTAAGLVFAFTMMSMAASDLSSIGQAGTTIGLGLLFDTLIVRSLMTPSIAALLGRWFWWPLRVRPRPASQMLRPFGPRQLAAFPTTG, encoded by the coding sequence ATGAACACCGGTAGCGAGGCCCGTCCAAAATTCATGCGGTTCGTCCGCAGGTTCGCGGTGCCGATCCTCGTGGCATGGCTGCTGCTGACCCTCGCCCTGAACGTGCTTGTGCCGCCGATTGAGTCGGTCGCACGCAACCACGCGGTGACCATGTCGCCGCAAGACGCGCCGGCGATGATCGCCGCCAAGCGCATCGGCGCAACGTTTCACGAGTCGGACTCCGACAGCATCGCGATGATCGTCCTGGAGAGCGACAAACAACTCGGCGAGGAGGCGCACCGCTACTACGACGGCTTGGTGAAAAAGCTGCTGGCCGACCCCAAGCACGTGCAGCATGTCCAGAACGTGTGGGGAGATCCACTCACCGCCGCTGGCGTGCAGAGCCGGGACGGCAAAGCCGCTTACGTCCAACTCAATCTGGCCGGCAACCAGGGCAGCACCCTGGGCAACGAGTCCGTCGAAGCGGTCCGGGACATCGTCGACAAGTCAGCGCCGCCCAAAGGGCTCAAGGTTTATGTCACCGGTCCGGCGGCACTGACCACCGACATGAACGAAGCCGCCGATAAAAGCATGTTCAAAATGATGGGCGTGACGGGTGTGGTCATCATGATCATGCTGTTTATCGCCTATCGTTCCATCAGCACGGTGCTTCTGGTTCTGGTCATGGTTGGTTTCGAGATGGGCACGGCCCGAGGGCTCGTCGCGCTTCTCGGCAACTACGACCTGTTGGGGTTTTCGACGTTCGTCGTCGCCATGCTGTCCTCCTTGGCGATCGCGGCGGGGACCGATTATGCGATCTTTCTGATCGGTCGGTACCACGAGGCTCGTCAGGCCGGTCAGGATCGAGAAGCGGCCTATTACACCATGTTCCGCGGGACCTTTCACATCATCTTGGGCTCGGGGTTGACGATCGCGGGGGCTACCTTCTGCCTCCACCTGGCGCGACTGTCGTACTTCAAGGCACTCGGCATTCCGTCTGCGCTGGGACTGATCGTCGTTGTCGCGGGGGCGCTGACCGCGGCGCCGGCCGTTGTCGCCGTGGCCACTGGGTTTGGTTTGCTCGACCCGAGACAGATGATCAAGACACGCGCGTGGCGGCGCGTCGGCACCGCTACCGTGCGCTGGCCCGGCCCGGTGTTTGCCGCCTCGCTGGCCATCGCCGTGGTCGGCATCCTGATCATGCCGAGCATGAAGCTCAGCTACAACGACCGCTTCTACATACCCCGCACCCTGCCATCGAACGTCGGATATGCGGCCGCAGAGCGCCATTTCAGTTCCGCCACCATGAATCCCGACATCCTCATGATCGAGAGTGATCACGACATGCGGAATCCCGGCGACATGATCATCCTGGACAGGCTTGCCAAAGATGTCTTCCGATCGCCGGGAATCGCGATGGTGCAAAGCATCACCCGGCCATTGGGCGGGCCGATCGAGCACACGTCAATACCTTTCCAGATCAGTGCCCAATCGATTCCGATCCAAGAAAACCTGCAGTTCATGAAGGACCGGATGGCCGACATGCTCACGATGAGCGACGATCTCGGTGCCATCATCGGCTCGATGCAGCGGATGCAAGGTTTGCTGGCCCAGATGAGCAACACCACCCATCACATGGTCGGCGATATGCGCGCGATGCAAGCCACGCTGGACGAGATGAGAGACCATCTGGCGGACTTCGACGATTTCGCGCGACCGTTGCGCAGCTATTTGTACTGGGAACAACACTGTGTCAACATCCCCGTCTGCTGGGCGACCAGGTCGGTGTTCGAGGCGATCGACGGTGTGGACAAGTTCAGCGACAACATGGGCACGCTGATCAAGGACATGAACAATATCGACGCGATAGTGCCCCAGATGCTCGCCCAGTTCCCGCCGATCATCGCCGTCGCGACGTCCATGCAGGGAACGCTGCTCACGATGCACAGCAGCTTCTCGGGTCTGGTCACGCAAATGGACCAGATGACCGATACGGCTAGCGCGATGGGTCAGGCTTTCGACGCCTCCAGGAGTGGCGACTACTTCTACTTGCCGCCGGAAGCATTCAGTAATCCCGACTTCCAGCGCGGCCTGAGACTTTTCCTGTCGCCGGACGGCAAGGCGGCGCGCTTCATCATCACCCACGACACCGATCCGGCAACTCCGGCGGGCATTTCCGCGGTCAAGCCGGAACTGGGCGCCGCGCATCAAGCGGTGAAGGGAACGGCCCTGACCGACGCCAGGTTCTACCTCGCCGGGACGGCGGCCATCTACCGCGACATCCAGTCAGGCTCCCAATACGACCTGCTGATCGTGGGAATCGCGGCGCTGACGCTGATCTTCGCCGTGATGGTGATCATCACCCGCGCTCTGGTCGCGTCCTTGGTGATCGTCGGCACGGTGCTGCTGTCACTGGGCGCTGCCTTCGGGCTGTCAGTGCTGGTGTGGCAGCACCTCTTCGGCCTGGATTTGAACTGGATCGCGCCGGTGTTCGGGTTGATCATCCTGCTCGCGGTCGGATCCGACTACAACCTGCTGCTCGTCTCGCGGTTCCAAGAGGAGATCGGCGCGGGGCTAAAGACGGGCATCATCCGCGCCATGGGCGAAACAGGCGGAGTCGTCACTGCGGCGGGCCTAGTCTTCGCCTTCACCATGATGTCCATGGCCGCCAGTGACCTGAGCTCAATCGGCCAGGCCGGCACCACGATTGGCCTCGGCCTACTGTTCGACACCCTGATCGTGCGCTCCTTGATGACGCCCTCGATCGCGGCGCTGCTCGGACGCTGGTTCTGGTGGCCACTGCGAGTGCGCCCGCGCCCGGCCAGCCAGATGCTGCGGCCCTTCGGACCGCGCCAGCTGGCTGCGTTCCCTACCACTGGGTGA
- a CDS encoding hypothetical protein (frameshifted, deletion at around 2667976) codes for MLAIGRPQLDRAGIHNMTLHEGDAAALPFPDNTFDVVMSVFGWHELPTDSRHQAIDETVRVLRPGGRVVAIDLDQPPTARPAFNAYLRLTERPHARDVLGTGLADEFTAHHLTITGHEPSTSWTTPFQVLQAHT; via the coding sequence ATGCTCGCCATCGGCCGACCCCAACTCGACCGCGCCGGGATTCACAACATGACTCTGCACGAGGGTGACGCCGCCGCACTCCCATTCCCCGACAACACATTCGACGTTGTCATGAGCGTCTTCGGATGGCACGAACTACCCACCGACAGCCGCCATCAAGCTATCGACGAAACAGTCCGAGTGCTACGCCCAGGCGGGCGCGTCGTGGCCATCGACCTTGACCAACCACCCACCGCCCGACCGGCGTTCAACGCCTACCTGCGCCTAACCGAACGCCCCCATGCCCGCGACGTCCTCGGCACCGGCCTCGCCGACGAATTCACCGCCCACCACCTGACCATCACCGGCCACGAACCATCAACCAGTTGGACAACACCATTCCAGGTCCTCCAAGCCCATACCTGA
- a CDS encoding hypothetical protein (frameshifted, deletion at around 2661645) — protein MALDQSALLEVLDALRNADASDRIRQAAETIYQALIDAELTAVIGAGPHERTESRTNQRNGSRPRTVSTTAGDLELRIPKLRTGSFFPALLERRRRVDQCLFAVVMEAYLHGTSTRKVDDLVKALGADTGISKSEVPRICADLDTEVAAFRDRPLGDQRFPYVFLDATIARPGSITGWCPKPW, from the coding sequence ATGGCCCTGGATCAGTCTGCCTTGTTGGAGGTGCTTGATGCACTGCGCAATGCCGATGCCAGTGATCGGATCAGGCAAGCCGCGGAGACGATCTATCAGGCGTTGATCGATGCGGAGTTGACCGCGGTGATCGGCGCCGGCCCGCACGAGCGGACCGAGTCGCGGACCAATCAGCGCAATGGGTCGCGGCCGCGCACGGTCAGCACCACGGCCGGGGATTTGGAGTTGCGGATCCCGAAACTGCGCACGGGCTCGTTCTTTCCGGCGTTGTTGGAGCGGCGCCGCCGGGTGGACCAGTGCCTGTTTGCCGTGGTGATGGAGGCCTACCTGCACGGCACCTCGACCCGTAAGGTCGACGACTTGGTCAAAGCGCTGGGCGCCGACACAGGGATCTCCAAAAGCGAGGTCCCGCGCATCTGCGCCGACCTGGACACCGAGGTCGCCGCGTTTCGCGACCGACCTCTCGGTGATCAGCGGTTCCCGTATGTGTTCCTCGACGCCACTATTGCAAGGCCCGGGTCAATCACCGGGTGGTGTCCCAAGCCGTGGTGA